Proteins co-encoded in one Paracoccus aestuarii genomic window:
- a CDS encoding DsbA family oxidoreductase: MTPAPIRLDIFADPVCPWCLIGKAQLDRALADRPAHPLAITWHPFRLDPTTPPEGRDRAAHLRARLGAGADDAARILADHALALGIALNPSPREPNTLDAHRLMHWAGLEGVQDAVMTGLLAAHWQEARDIGDPATLTQIAAAAGLQPDLIARLLAGDADRDEVQARESHARQRGVTSVPTFILADAHAISGAQPADLWLQVIDEIAPA; this comes from the coding sequence ATGACCCCAGCCCCGATCCGCCTGGACATCTTCGCCGACCCCGTCTGCCCGTGGTGCCTGATCGGCAAGGCCCAGCTGGACCGAGCCCTGGCGGACCGCCCCGCCCATCCGCTGGCGATCACCTGGCACCCGTTCCGCCTGGACCCCACGACCCCGCCCGAGGGCCGCGACCGCGCCGCCCATCTGCGCGCCAGGCTGGGCGCGGGCGCCGATGATGCCGCGCGCATCCTGGCCGACCACGCCCTGGCGCTTGGGATCGCGCTGAACCCCAGCCCGCGCGAGCCGAACACCCTGGACGCCCACCGCCTGATGCATTGGGCCGGGCTGGAGGGCGTGCAGGACGCTGTGATGACTGGTCTGCTCGCCGCCCATTGGCAGGAGGCCCGCGACATCGGCGATCCCGCCACCCTGACCCAGATCGCCGCCGCGGCGGGCCTGCAGCCCGACCTGATCGCGCGCCTGCTGGCCGGGGATGCCGATCGCGACGAGGTGCAGGCCCGCGAATCCCATGCCCGCCAGCGCGGCGTGACATCGGTGCCGACCTTCATCCTGGCCGATGCCCATGCGATCAGCGGCGCCCAGCCCGCGGATTTGTGGCTGCAGGTCATCGACGAGATCGCCCCGGCCTGA
- a CDS encoding ATP-binding cassette domain-containing protein, which translates to MTEPLLSARNLVKRYGRVTAMDHADFDLYPGEILAVIGDNGAGKSSLIKAISGAVKPDEGEIRLDGRPVSFDSPLDARKMGIETVYQTLALSPALSISDNMFMGREIRKPGFMGKWLGMLDKKAMDDFARAKLTELGLMTIQNIGQPVETLSGGQRQGVAVARAAAFGSRVIILDEPTAALGVKESRRVLDLILDVRSRGIPIVLISHNMPHVFEVADRIHIHRLGKRLCVINPKEHSMSDAVAYMTGARVPEGVAA; encoded by the coding sequence ATGACCGAGCCGCTGCTTTCCGCCCGCAACCTGGTCAAGCGCTATGGCCGCGTGACCGCCATGGACCATGCGGATTTCGACCTCTATCCCGGCGAGATCCTGGCCGTGATCGGCGACAACGGCGCGGGCAAGTCCAGCCTGATCAAGGCCATATCCGGCGCGGTCAAGCCCGATGAGGGCGAGATCCGGCTGGATGGCAGGCCGGTCAGTTTCGACAGCCCGCTGGATGCCCGCAAGATGGGGATCGAGACGGTCTATCAGACGCTGGCCCTGTCGCCCGCCCTGTCGATTTCCGACAACATGTTCATGGGGCGCGAGATCCGCAAGCCCGGTTTCATGGGCAAGTGGCTGGGGATGCTGGACAAGAAGGCGATGGACGATTTCGCCCGCGCCAAGCTGACCGAGCTGGGGCTGATGACCATCCAGAACATCGGCCAGCCGGTCGAGACCCTGTCGGGCGGCCAGCGTCAGGGCGTGGCCGTTGCCCGGGCGGCGGCCTTCGGCAGCCGGGTCATCATCCTGGACGAGCCGACGGCGGCCTTGGGCGTCAAGGAGAGCCGGCGCGTCCTGGACCTGATCCTGGACGTGCGGTCGCGCGGCATTCCGATCGTGCTGATCAGCCACAACATGCCGCATGTCTTCGAGGTCGCGGACCGGATTCATATCCACCGGCTTGGCAAGCGTCTGTGCGTGATCAACCCCAAGGAGCATTCGATGTCGGATGCGGTGGCCTATATGACCGGGGCGCGGGTGCCCGAGGGCGTCGCCGCCTGA
- a CDS encoding multidrug effflux MFS transporter → MTDATFTGPAPQRRLPLPEFIAMLAFLFATIAFSIDAMLPALPDIAADLTPDNVNRAQLILTSFVAGMGLGTLFAGPLSDALGRKRTITLGFGIYISATIAALYAETLEFLLIARFVQGLGAAGPRIVGLALVRDLYEGREMARISSFVMMIFIMIPAVAPTLGAGIIALSDWHGVFLAFIAFAVIGALWLNIRQAETLPPENRRPLRVASLYAAAREVLSDRQVMLATLILTLGFGQMFGLLSSAQQLFGETYGKGENFHLWFAAMAVLSGSGTVLNATFVMRFGMRRIAKWAYVMQTFVSGIALMLILTGVLPQGLEFPLFFFWAVSVFFMAGVTFGNLNALALQRMGHIAGMAASIVAAISTLAAVVIAAPVGLLYDGTAIPAITATLLCSALAWALMRGLND, encoded by the coding sequence ATGACCGATGCGACCTTTACCGGCCCCGCCCCGCAGCGCCGCCTGCCCCTGCCGGAATTCATCGCGATGCTGGCGTTCCTTTTCGCCACCATCGCCTTTTCCATCGACGCGATGCTGCCCGCGCTGCCCGACATCGCCGCCGACCTGACGCCCGACAACGTGAACCGCGCCCAGCTGATCCTGACCAGCTTCGTGGCGGGCATGGGTCTGGGCACGCTCTTTGCCGGGCCGCTCTCGGATGCCTTGGGGCGCAAGCGCACCATCACCCTGGGCTTCGGCATCTATATCTCCGCCACCATCGCCGCCCTCTACGCCGAGACGCTGGAATTCCTGCTGATCGCCCGCTTCGTCCAGGGCCTGGGCGCGGCCGGTCCGCGCATCGTGGGCCTGGCCTTGGTCCGCGACCTCTATGAGGGGCGCGAGATGGCACGCATCTCCAGCTTCGTGATGATGATCTTCATCATGATCCCGGCGGTCGCCCCCACGCTCGGGGCAGGCATCATCGCGCTGTCGGACTGGCACGGGGTCTTCCTGGCCTTCATCGCCTTCGCGGTGATCGGCGCGCTGTGGCTGAACATCCGCCAGGCCGAGACCCTGCCCCCCGAGAACCGCCGCCCCCTGCGCGTCGCGTCCCTCTACGCCGCCGCGCGCGAGGTGCTGTCGGATCGTCAGGTGATGCTGGCCACGCTGATCCTGACCCTGGGCTTCGGGCAGATGTTCGGCCTGCTCTCCTCGGCCCAGCAGCTCTTCGGCGAGACCTATGGCAAGGGCGAGAATTTCCACCTGTGGTTCGCGGCCATGGCCGTGCTGTCGGGGTCGGGCACGGTGCTGAACGCGACCTTCGTGATGCGCTTCGGCATGCGGCGGATCGCGAAATGGGCCTATGTGATGCAGACCTTCGTGTCGGGGATTGCGCTCATGCTGATCCTGACGGGGGTGCTGCCGCAGGGGCTGGAATTCCCGCTGTTCTTCTTCTGGGCGGTCAGCGTGTTCTTCATGGCTGGGGTGACCTTCGGCAACCTGAACGCGCTGGCGCTGCAGCGGATGGGCCATATCGCGGGGATGGCGGCCTCGATCGTCGCGGCGATCTCGACTCTCGCCGCGGTGGTGATCGCGGCGCCGGTGGGGCTGCTCTATGACGGGACGGCGATCCCGGCGATCACGGCGACGCTGCTTTGCTCGGCCCTGGCTTGGGCCCTGATGCGCGGCCTGAACGACTGA